The stretch of DNA TAATAATAAAAGCCCCTAAATGGAGATCCGCACTCTGCTGTCCAGACGCCACAGAAGTTAAGCGACTTTCTAAAACCGCAACACGCACAGCTGGTGCCACAAGCATTTGTGTTTCAAGCTCTTCTAAATTAAAGCGTCCAAATTGACAGGCACAATCGCGCACATCTGGCAAAGCGCGTTTAAGGCTCTTTATCACCGCCTCACGAAACGCATTAATACGCCCTGCTTGCTTGATCATTTGACTCACGAAAAGATCCTTCCCAACCAATCCTCTGCTGCTTTGACAATTTCCACTTTATTTTGCTCTGAAAGCCCCAAATAAGGGCGCGCCGGCATGGTCACTTGCGGCACACACACAAAACGCTGTGCTTTGCTGCTTTTCAGAAAAAAGCGAAGGGTTTTGCCATTTTTGGGGCGAATAACCCCACCCAATTGATGAATCCGCGCATAAACCAACCCACTCCCCACCATCACCTTTTCTGGTGAAGCTTTCATATCAATGGAGCGTGAGAGCGCCCCACTGGCAAAAAGAATGGAGGTACGGGCATGATTGTTTTTCCACTTTTCTCCTTGGGGAGAGGTTTTTTCACTTTGAATCCGCCGCCTTGTGCTCTCTTGAATGAGGCGTCCAACCCCTTGTGCTAAAGTCCCCATCGAGCTATCAGCTCCCTTTTGTAAAAAGGATAAGGCCGCTTCAAGCCCTGTCTCTTTAATCTCAATATGGGTTGAAACAGACATGTTACCTTCCCATCAAACGCGGTTTAGCAGTAAAAAAAGCCCCATCACGCACGGGACCATCTTCGCTCATAATTTTAGGCTCATCGCCCCCCAAACCCGCCTTGCCTTCCGCAATGCGTTTCAGCAAATCAACCGCCTGTTTGTAACGATCTTCAATGGTGGTGGTCAGTGCCGTATGGCGTATGGCTAAATTATAAACAGCAATATTGACACAAATCATGCTGAGAGCCGCCGGCTGTCCAACAATGGGGACACAGTAGCGATGAGACAAATGCACATCAATCTCACCACTTGCTTGGTTTAGAGCAAGGGCAATAGCTTGATCTAAAAGCACTGGATCAGAATTCTCATCATCAAAAGCACATAAGTCTTTTAAGAAATCATCACCCCAGAGCTCTTCAATCAATGTTTTGCTTGCATACGCCATCTTTTAAAGATTCCCTTAAACAACATCTTGCAGCAACACACCGGCATCTTTTGCAGCGACCAATTCACACACCCGTTCACCCACACGCACCCGTTTACCACCCGATAAACCAATATCTGGATCAGAGATCACCCCAGAGATACGCTCACCCAATTGAGCACTAAAGCCCCAGCTAATCACCGAACCATCCGCCTGTTGCTTGGTAGGATCAATATAAAGCAGAGCAATCTTATTGCCCCAAACGCGCGCCAATTGCGCCGTACGCCCTTTGCGAGCTAAATTCACTTGCGATTCACCAATGAGTAAACGATCGGGGTGTATTTCCATCAGATCAGCAAATTGCGCTTTGGTGACAAAACCATCAGCAGTACCACCCCCTTTAACGGCTTTGATGATTTTAGGGTGGCGTTTGAGTTTTGACCAAACAACTTTGCCCATCACAAGGGTGTTGGGCGTATAGATGAGACTTTTATCCATGGCCTCATCTAAAACAGCATAAGGGTCTGATTTCTCATAATCACTAAACTTATCCTCGCCTTTAAGCGTCATCACCCGCTCTGGCGCATAATTTTTATTGTCTTGCACAAGCGCTGCCACCCGCACTTCACGCCCCAATTCCAGCAAATTGGCAAGTCCTTCCACAGCTGTCTTTTCGGGGTTATAACGAGAGCGCTTTTCTGCCCGTGCGCGAGCTGCTGCCTCAATATCGGAATTGGGAATGAGATCATCAAGCCCGTAATCTTTGACACTGGCTTCCCGTTCAAAGGCAGAAAATTCTACCACATTCGGGCGTCCTTTTCGCCCAACCTCAAGTTCAGGAACGGTAAAATTTTCCGCTAGAGGAAACTCACTATATTTAAACACCTCACTTAAAACAGAAACGCGGGGCAAAACTTTATCGCCAATAAGAGAACCTGCTGGATTGCGATACCCAATAGCAATGGCGGTAAGTGTTGGATCAATGGGAAAAGGTCTATTCATTTTTAGCCTCGATTAATTAATTTTAAAAGAAATAACATCACCAGCAGAGCCATCACTCATGGCAATACCAATGGTGCGGTCTGCTGCTTCTGCCTTTATGGCGTGCCCTTTGGGGTCAGAGGTCAAAAAATCACCAAAGGAAACATTGCCCCCACAGATCACTTCGCCCCAGCCACATTGACCAACATCAAGCATCTCACCAGCCTTTGCACTCAAAGAGCCGGCAGTGCCTAATAATTTATCACCCTTTCCAGAAGCCGTTGCCACCATTCCCTCAGTTCGTGCTGCAACAATGCAATAAGGTGAAATTTCCCCAGCAGCGCGAAAAGATTTAATCAAAATCATCGTACTCATAATGGGCGCTCCTTTTGTTCACAAATATGATCGACCGCTTGGCTAATAGTGATGTCGAAGCCTTTTTTCTTCTGCTCTTCCTGATAATGACGTGCCGCAACAGCAACCTCTTCTGGCGCAAGCTTTGGTTCTTGTGCTAAGGCACACACTTCTAGAGGGCTTGTTGAGGCAAGCGCCGGCAATTTTTCTATCAAACTTTTAAAATGCTCCATCCCCCCTTCAAGGCTACAGAGCGCACGATATTCTGCGCGGGCTGCCGGCAAAATCTTGCCCTCTTCAATGGTCTTGTCTAAAAGACTCTCAATGGCACTGTTTTTTTGCTCTTCTTGCAAAAGCGCTAAATCTTCTCGCGCTTTTTTTAATTGGGTGCAAAGTTCCACGCGTTCCTTTTCGCGCGCTTTAAGCGTTGCTAAAACCTCATCCGCTTTAGCATCTTCTGCCAACGATAGTGCACTGGCAATGGCTGTCAAATCCATCATTTTCTCCGTCAAAGTTATAGGGGGTATTTTGGGCTGTTCACGGCTTAAAGCCGTCATCACAAGGGCTGGACGATTGACCAGTCCAGCACCGGCTAAATTTAAAATTTCACCTTTCTTGGAATGGCGAAACTCAGGCGAAAGATAGCGATATTCTCGAGCAATAATTTTTTTGGTAGCCATATCTGTCCATTTAACCCGTCCCCAAATCGCACCATCCCGCTCTGCTAATTCTTCAATCCAGCCGCTTGCCGGCGCTTCCAAGCCATTTCTCGCACGGTGATGTTGTCCATGCTCATAATCAATCACAAGCGGTCCTTTATTGGCTGCAAAGGCTTTTAAAATAGTTTGCGGATTATAATGCCATTGTCGTCCATCACGTGCCTTCACATGGGGCGCTTTGGGCAACAACTCTACCCACTCAGGCGCTTGGCTAATGGTGGCGTCTTCAAATGAAATGTCTTGGCATAAAACGTCTGGACAGAGATCTATTAACGCAGCATGAAATGTCTCATCATAAAATGTCTGGGCATCCCCATCTTTTTGATCTTCGTGAAATTCCTGTTCCATACATTGCCTATTGCTTTACAATTGTCATTGGCAATACAATGCATGAAACCGCTTCACCTTATAAGTCTGACAGTGTCAGTCAAAAGAGCATTTCTCAAAAAAGCACTCTTTTCCCTATTATTCTCCTTGTGAGAGAAACCCCCGTGCTAAACCATCCCATAAAATCGTTTTCAAAGGCACTTCAAAGGCGATAGAGCGCCGTTGTGAAGTGAGAGGTACAAATTATCACTCCACACAACAAAGCCTCTCTCAAGCCGTTTTTTTTTAAAGATTGCTTTTGAACGTTGAAACTGTTAGATTACCCACGAGGCGTGAGCCAGTTTTGCCAGGACGGTTTTACCGGATCTGCGAGGAGTTGACCGCCCTCCACGCCTTCCCGTTTTCCCCATCTCGACCCTTCTCCGCAAAGCCAACATGGTTTTTCTCAAAGTGCGTTTTTTTAAAGATTGCTTTTAAACTTTTAAACTGTTAGATTACCCGCGAGGCGTGAGCCAGTTATACCAGGACGGCTTTGCCGGATCTGCGAGGAGTTGACCGCCCTCCACGCCTTCTCATTTTTCCTCACACACCAGTTCCTTCTTTGCAAAGCCAACAGAGCTTTACGGTGTTCTTTACAACAACCGTTCATCCTTCTTTTCAGCCGCATCCAATAAGCGTCCAATTTCTCTAGAGCTCTTTTTATGCATGGAGGTCAACCACCATTCTTGTTTGCTTGCTACCCATTTGACCACAAAGCGCCACCATGCCCCACCACTTTCACCAAAAAACATAACACCCTGCGTATCTTTGCGTCTGATAACGCCATGGGGGCGAATGAGTGTTTGAATGGCACCACGAAAATCCTCCAAGTGAAGAGCTCGTGCTTGATGCTCTAACAAAATATGTTTTACGCTGTCTGAAGATAAGCGAATAAGAGAGTCCTCCGCTGCAAAAACATCACGCACCTTTTGGATCATGGGGGCAATGGGAATAAATCCACGTGGCATATGTCCTTCAAACATGGCTTCCAAAAGGGGTGAGCCCACAATATCTTCAATGGCAATGCGTTTCTGATTGTCCCCCATGGCGTCAATTTTATCACTCAAAAAATTGCTTAAATTTTGCGCACGATGTTTTCCAGGATTCAAATGCCAACCAGGATCAATCCCCTTTGGTATCTTTTCAACGCGCCCCGTCCGCTTATTGCGCCAAACCCGCGTCTCCACATGGGGTGGCGCTGCCCCCTCTTCATAGCCTAAATTGTCTGCTTCATAACGGCTTACCTGTCGCACACTGCATTTACACCGCCAGCCATTGGGTGGATAAAGCCAATCCCAAATGGGATCATCAACAGGTGCCGTAAACCCCACCCAACTTTCATGTTCCAAACGCTTATGTTCTGAACTCGACAACGCATAGGTGAGATAAGGCAAAAATTCTTTATTATTTTGTGTGCGCTCCCACTCACCTGCCGCATGCGCACTCATGGTATTGGCCCAATAAACCGTTTCTAAGCGCCGCGGGCTGCCCAATTGCACCACACTCTTTTCACCCGTTTTCGGATCACGCGCTAATTTTTTCCCCCACCACCCTTTTTCCTGCAAAATCGGCATTAAATTTTTTTGAAACTCTTGAAAAGGAACTTGATGCTTTATCGCTTCTCCAACCGCTTGCTTAAAATCCTCTAAAATATCATAGCCTACCGATTTTGCCACCGTAAAGGAAAAGGCATGTTCTTCTGGTGCTATATCCCGCCAATCAAAACTTGGAACAAGCGCTTTGGCTTCAAAATAACGGGTCACCTCTTTAGGGGCCGTTTTAAAAAGTTCCTCATCCATGATACCCCAACCCACGTGCAATCATCTGCACCTTTGCCAAGCGTGCTGCCAAGGCATGATGATCCATCTCACCCAACAATTCATCTAAGCCTTTAAGGATATCCTCATAACTTTTAGCCTCTCTCACAAGCTTTTTAAAAGGTTCTAAAAGGGGTTCTAAATCCTCTTCCCAGTCGCTTAAAGCTTCTTCAGAAAGCCGATCCAATTCGTCGTGATGTTTCACGCCCTGCTCTCTTTCGCCCTGCTTTCTTGTCACAGAAATATCAACAACACCCCCACAATCAGCACAAACATCTGCCTTTTGTTGCCCGGCATCATCAGCTGTAAGGGAAGGAGCCTTTAAAACATCCTCTCCCTTTTTGGGTTGCGAAAAGCCAATCTTATTGCGCACTTCTTGCGCCCCCACACACAATCCTAAAGGAACAAGTTTTTCCAAAGCATCACTGATGGCTTTAATATCTTCATTTTCCGAAATCGGCCAATAGACAAGCGGAGTGCGCTCTTGGGGTCCAAAATTAATCTCAACAAAGGGAACGATTAAATCACGATTAGTGGTCAAGGCTAATTGGCGTGCATCAGCTCTAGCAATATCATGGCGTACATTTTCATGAATGCGGGCTTGCGAAAAAGACGAACCATCGTCTGTCGTCATGGTTTGCCCCAATACCCCTTTAGAAATCTGCCGATCTAAATATTCAGCCTTCGCGGCAAAAACCGCATTGCCACTGCCCCCTGCTGCTTCAATAAACTCAATCTCCATCTCTTTGGGAATAATCGCCGCCGCATCACTGGATAAATCACGTACCGCTTGAATCAGAACCCGCCGCTCCTCATGAGAAGAGCTTGCCCCATATTTACCAACACGCAAAGGCATGCCATAAACTTCTAAAAATGCCATCCAATCTTTCAGCGTATAAGACTTGAAGAGAAAAGCCCAAGCCGCAAGACGTGCAAGTCCAGAACGAATAGGCAAACCGCTTTTAAGCTTGGGTCTGTGAATAGAAAATTTATAAGCAGGCAATTCACTTCCATACAAAGACCCCTCTTCTTTTAAACGCAAATGAAAGCCATCCCGCCGATCCAATTGAAAAAACCGCTGGTCACGCCATTTCCAAGCAACCGGCCACCATTCCTTAGCACTCTTGTCCCACAAAGTTTCAACAACCGCATAGCCTTTTCCCAAAGCATCTAACAAATCCGCCACATAATCATCAACAAAAGTCGGTGCACTGATCACTTCCCGCACCGCATCCGCTATCTTTTTATCCAATGCACTGTTGCTTGCGGCAATCACCCCAGGCTCCACCCCTGTGAGAGCATTTTTACGCATGCCAAGCACAGCACGATAATGCAAATCGCGCTCTTCCATATCATCAGCAAGTTGAAAAAACTGTTCTGGAGCCCCCCTTGCTGCCTGCTGCAAAATATCAGCAAGTTGCGCAGGCGTCAAACCACTCACAACAGTTTGTGACCACACATCACGAACACCCCCAATGGTAGGGCTTGCAACTTCCCGTTCCAATCCCTTTATCTTAAGAGCCCTGCCCCATTGGTCTAAAAGTTGTACCATTTCATCATCCCATCAATAAATCTTTGATCGCATCGTTGAAACAAAAGCGGGTGAAAAGAGCGGACTTTCATCAAAACCATAAACCTCTCTCACAGGCGTATATTCGTAAATTTCCGGCGTCTGCCGGCTGGCAAAATAAGCCAAAGCGCAAGCAATCGCGCTATCACCATGACGCATAAAACCATCACTGCCTTTAAAACGATGATTGTCTGGAATTTTCACAATGCCATTGACATAAGCAAGCGCTTGATGATCCGCAACAATATCGCTATCGCGCGGCAAAACAATGGACCCATCCCCAAAAGCTTCCAAATAAGCCGGCATTTCCTTGCCATACCAACTTTGTGACAAGGACACTTCCTTGACAAGACCCCCATAACGCTGTGCCGCTTTTTCCGCTAAATAAGCCCCATTGCCCCGCGCATCTAACGCACCACCCAACAAACGTGGCAAACCACCCACAACATAAAATAAAATCTCTCTTTGTTGATCAAACGGCATATTGCGCAATTCCACCATAAACCGCACACGGCGCACCAAATCTTGTCCCACTTCCATCACCACAATGGAGGTGGCATCACCAGACCTAGCAAAATCAACACCAAAAACATGTTGACGCCGCCGATCAAGCCTAGAATGCAAAGGCTTGATATGCTTCTCACACCAAGAAAAAGCAACAATACTTCGTTGTTGTTCCGATTGATTTTTAAAATCATCCACACAAGCAAAACGCAACACCGCAATATCTTTCGCACAACAATTTTCAATCTGCAAACGCGTTAAAGCCGCCCCTTCTTGATCCGCCGGTATGGCATCTAACTCTTGGCGCATCGCACTCAAACGCACCCCATAAGAGGCACGAATTTGCTCTTCCCATTGTTGTTCTGCTCCCCTACTCCACACCGCCCCCTTCATGGCACAAACCCGTTTAAACAAACCATTTTTAACAGCCTCACCAAAAGGGTAACGATGCAGAGAAAAAGGAACCTTGCCTGCTTTTGCCTCACGGATCAGTTCATTGAAAGGATTAAGCACACCATTATGGGTGGAGATCACACGGATTTTACCCCCCCAAATAAGCAAAGCATTCACCGCATCTAAAACAGCGCGCACATCTTGATGAAACGCCGCCTCATCAATCACCACAATGCCCTGTAACCCCCGAATATTTTCAGGGCGGCTTGAGAGCGCTTCAATACGAAACCCAGAAGCAAAGCGCACCCGATAAGCAGAGATATATTTCGTGGAACCATCCGCCCTTTGATCTGGAAATAAAAATTCCTCTACATCACCACTGTGGCTTGTGATTGCCGAAGCAAAATTGCTCACATAGCCAATAAATTCACGCCCCTTATCTTTGGTGTCACCAATATAAAAAACATTATCGCCCCCAGCCTTAACGCTCGCTGCCGCAATCAGTGTATCATCCAAAGCTTCTGCAAAAGTAATGCCGGTCCGCCGCCCCTTTTCCACCAATTTTAACACAGACTTATCCTCAATCCATGCCCGTTGATGCGCCATCAAAACACCTTCCGCTAAGGGATCACTCTCTTTGGGAAAAGTGCTCCTCTGCCAAATGTCAAAGTGTGCCTGATCTTCAACAGCAGGGCTTCCACCCATCTGCCCTTCAGCCATGTTTTACCCCCAACACCTGCGCACGAATAGCCCGCGCACGCTCTTCTGAAAGCCCCGCCGCTGCCGCTGCAGCGTCAACCGCTTTGCTTGCTTTTTGGGTAAAATCCTTTTCTAATCTTTGCCGTCTGGTGGTCGACAAATGTTCAGCCGCCAAAACCCCTTTAAGCGCATTGGCCAATTCTTGGGCTGCCTTTGGTGAAAGGCTTTTTCCACTGCTCAACGTGGAAAAAATAAGCTCTTTAATCGCGGCGGCCGTCAACAGAGTAATATTATCAGAAGCCTTGGCATCAAAGCGTTGCGAAAGGCTTGCGGCAATTTCACGGGTTTGCTCCAAGCGCCTTGACATCACAGCCAAACGCAAAGAATAACGATTAAAACTGGAAAAGGAGGGAATAGAAAAATTGAGACCCGTTTCTTTTTTTAAAGCCTTCAAAGCCGCTTTAAATTCATCATAAATGGCTTTTTGCGTCTTTTCACGCCCATTTAAAGCCTCAGCCGCCTCTGCAATAATTTGATCACAAGCTTGCGGCAATAAATCAATCGCCGTTAAGCGTCCACGCCCGACCTTGCGCATCTTTCACCTCGTCTTTTATTGATGAACGTTTAGGCCGCTTAATCCCCTCAATCGAAAAGCTCCGGTCTAAATGACGTGCCCCCCGTTCCGTTAAAGCCGCAAGCAAAACAGAACCCACACATTTTAACGTAACAGCCCCTTGATCTTCCATAAAAGCCAATTCATTCCGGACAAAATCACCATCCCGCCGGATACCGTAACTATATAAAAGCCGCTCAATCATCGCACTCGATAAGGTTTCGCTCCGCTCACAAGCAAGCCCTTTTAAAATAATCAACCGCGCTTCTTCACGGATGATTTTATCCATATCTGCTTTCATTTCTTGGCATTCTCCAACAAAAATTCTTGTAAGCGCTCACCAATGGCTGCCACCGGTTGTAATTGGGCAGAAAGCGTATTGAGGCGACCATTCAATTTCTCCATATTCACTTCCAGCCTTTGCAGCGCATCACGATCAGGCAAAAAATCCATCTCTGTCTCTAACTTTTGCACACGCTCTTTAAGCACCGTGATGTCTTTCAACATTTCCCGCGCACCAGAAGAAAAATAAGCTTTTAAAACCCCACAAATGGCAACAATGGATAACAACAAAGACAACCAACCATTGGCCACACTAATATCTAAATTCACGCCCCCTCCTCATCTCATTAAAATCGCTTTAACCGCAGCTCTTCTGCGCTGTTCGCAGACTAATAAAGCAGCCCGATCACGCCCCCAATAATGCACCACTTCTTGTTCATTCAAAGCACGTTCCGGCAACAATGAAGGCTGGTGACACGCCATGCGAACAACAGGTGGCAATTCAGCCGATAAAAACGGATAAGAAAAGCTATCCCTTAGCTTGGGTGTTGAGCAAGCGCACACGCTCAAGCCCAAGACAACCGCTAGGAACAGTTGGCAAAACTGCATTGATCTCCTCCATTTTTGTAAGCTTTTGTTCCAAACTAGAAATCACCGCTTGTGCTTGAAGCCCTGCTTTTTGCGCAGCCTCTCTTTGCCTCTCTTGTTCAAGCCGTGCTTGTAAAGAAACCTTGGCAATCTCCAAGCGCCAATAGGCATCACGCGCCTTTTCCGCCTTTAAAACTTGCGCTTTCATAAAGCCAAAAGCCGCCAACATCACACCGCCCCAAAAAAGCAATCCCAAAGACAGTTTTGAAAGTGGGCTAAACATGGCGCTTATCACTCCACCCCGTTATCTCCACCTCATCATAGACGCTGCTATGCTGCTTATGAGAATGTTTCCTATTGGAAAAATCCACAGAACCAAAACCGCGATGCACCCCCAAATTCCCAACGATAATCGCCACCATGGAAGGAATAGAAATCGCTGCCATATCAACAATACGTGGTGCTCCCCACAAACCACCAGCAATCAGCAAAAAAATAACCCCCCAAGCAAACCAAAAGGACCACCATAAATAACGTTTCGAACCACGATAAGAGGGTTTCATGCTTCCACCTCGCCTCCAATCCCCAAAAGCTTTTTGGCGCGGTTCAAATAGGTCAAGCGGTGCACAAGTCCATTTCTTCCCCCATTAATTGCCTTGGTAATCCCCACGACATCATCTCGATCAGCAAGCTTATTTAAGCCTTTCATCTGCCAAAACCAAACAGCCGACCAAAGGGCTGCAGGAAACTTTTCCAGCACTTCTGGAAATGCTTCACAATCAACCGCTTGTTCATCGATTAAGCGCCAAAACTTCGTAAAACGACGGTAATTATTGCGCCCCGTCAACTGGATCAAACCACGCCCCTTAAAATGCACCCCATCACCAGGGTTGACATTACCTAAATCACGCCGCCCCTCATAAGCGCGCCCTGAGGCATATTCACGCAGGGTAAAAAAGCCATCACTCTCATGCGCACATTGGCTTAAAAAATGTGCAATACGCAAATGCGTCGTGAGTTCCCCATAAGATAAAGCTTTAGGCAACACGCGTGCCATTTCAACAATAATAAAATCTTGGCGCGCATGATGCGTCAGTTTAGGCGCAAGTTGATGAAGAAAAGAGGCATCTATTGAAATCATAACAAACCACTCAATGAATAAAATTCATTCGCAGTTTACGAAATCTCACGCCCCCCATATAAGCCTGACACTGTCAGTCAAAACTCTCAATACTCATAAAACTCTGGAAATAATAAACCTTGGGGCTCTTTTGAAGAAATTCTCTTCTTTAAGCGATAGGCTGTACGCACATGCATACCAGAAACTGCTGCTGCAGCATCTACCGACCAGCCTTTTTGCAGCGCTTGCATCATTTTTTGCCGCCGTTCAGCATCTCTACCAAGGGGGATAAGAAGGCGCACACCCGAACCATTAAAACAAAAATGGTTGATCAATTGCTCCGCCTCTTCAAACCCAACAATTTCAATCAACCAATCCGCATTCTCAAGACGCCCAGGGATATAAACTTCTCGTCCGCCAAAAGCACGCATCATATTCCATGCTGCTTCACTGCCCGCAACATCAGCTATTTCACGCAATAAGGCAGGAAAATCGCTATAGATTTCCTCTTGCATACATGCTTACCCCTCGCTTTTAACACCTTTACGGATTTTCCGCCCCCAAACATTCATCACTTCTCTAAAGTCGCCCCCACTCATCTCACCCAAAGCTTTACCACTTAACGCCATAACACTTTGATGAAAAGCCCCAAGCTCAAACATAGCATCGGGATTCAAACACTTCCATTGGGCACACAAAATGGAAATGCTTGGTTTCTTCCTCCATGAATCTTCGCGGTTTTTCCCTCTCCAGTCAACCCCACCCTCACGCTGCAACCAACCTTTCAACGCCTCAATGGCTCTGCATGCATCATCGCTATCGCGTAAAAAACGAATATGATCAATCCCTGTCTGTCTTTTCACAAAGGCAAGCAACGCCTTATCTGAACGATCACGAATAATGCCAAGATTCCACCCAGCAATCCAGAGCGCCTGGAGCTTCTTAGCATATTTCCCCTCTAAACGCTTCCCATTCGGCTTAAAACCAAACGCTTTCATTTCAGCGATAACCAAGTGCTTTTCTGAAAAATTCAAATCTTTCGCCGATTGCTTGCCTGTCAAGCGATAGAGCAGTGCGCGATAGGTCTCATCATCAAGACCTAACGCGCGTTTTCCCATATGAAGGACAGCTAAAGACATCTCTCCCCCCTCATGTCTTCGCCAGATCAATGGTCACAGCACGCCAAGCGCTTTCTAATGTATCGCGTTCATAAAAACGCACATATTCCTTAGATGTCGTCACACGGATCGCTTCACGAATGGCACGCATCGCCTCTTTCCAGCGTGGATCATCAATATCCAAACGCAACAGCATAAAGATCTCGCCCCGATTCACCTTGCCTTCTTTATCCGTATTAAAAGCACG from Bartonella tribocorum CIP 105476 encodes:
- a CDS encoding phage virion morphogenesis protein, which encodes MSVSTHIEIKETGLEAALSFLQKGADSSMGTLAQGVGRLIQESTRRRIQSEKTSPQGEKWKNNHARTSILFASGALSRSIDMKASPEKVMVGSGLVYARIHQLGGVIRPKNGKTLRFFLKSSKAQRFVCVPQVTMPARPYLGLSEQNKVEIVKAAEDWLGRIFS
- a CDS encoding gp436 family protein, producing the protein MAYASKTLIEELWGDDFLKDLCAFDDENSDPVLLDQAIALALNQASGEIDVHLSHRYCVPIVGQPAALSMICVNIAVYNLAIRHTALTTTIEDRYKQAVDLLKRIAEGKAGLGGDEPKIMSEDGPVRDGAFFTAKPRLMGR
- a CDS encoding DUF2190 family protein, giving the protein MSTMILIKSFRAAGEISPYCIVAARTEGMVATASGKGDKLLGTAGSLSAKAGEMLDVGQCGWGEVICGGNVSFGDFLTSDPKGHAIKAEAADRTIGIAMSDGSAGDVISFKIN
- a CDS encoding phage protease: MEQEFHEDQKDGDAQTFYDETFHAALIDLCPDVLCQDISFEDATISQAPEWVELLPKAPHVKARDGRQWHYNPQTILKAFAANKGPLVIDYEHGQHHRARNGLEAPASGWIEELAERDGAIWGRVKWTDMATKKIIAREYRYLSPEFRHSKKGEILNLAGAGLVNRPALVMTALSREQPKIPPITLTEKMMDLTAIASALSLAEDAKADEVLATLKAREKERVELCTQLKKAREDLALLQEEQKNSAIESLLDKTIEEGKILPAARAEYRALCSLEGGMEHFKSLIEKLPALASTSPLEVCALAQEPKLAPEEVAVAARHYQEEQKKKGFDITISQAVDHICEQKERPL
- a CDS encoding phage minor head protein gives rise to the protein MDEELFKTAPKEVTRYFEAKALVPSFDWRDIAPEEHAFSFTVAKSVGYDILEDFKQAVGEAIKHQVPFQEFQKNLMPILQEKGWWGKKLARDPKTGEKSVVQLGSPRRLETVYWANTMSAHAAGEWERTQNNKEFLPYLTYALSSSEHKRLEHESWVGFTAPVDDPIWDWLYPPNGWRCKCSVRQVSRYEADNLGYEEGAAPPHVETRVWRNKRTGRVEKIPKGIDPGWHLNPGKHRAQNLSNFLSDKIDAMGDNQKRIAIEDIVGSPLLEAMFEGHMPRGFIPIAPMIQKVRDVFAAEDSLIRLSSDSVKHILLEHQARALHLEDFRGAIQTLIRPHGVIRRKDTQGVMFFGESGGAWWRFVVKWVASKQEWWLTSMHKKSSREIGRLLDAAEKKDERLL
- a CDS encoding DUF935 domain-containing protein — translated: MVQLLDQWGRALKIKGLEREVASPTIGGVRDVWSQTVVSGLTPAQLADILQQAARGAPEQFFQLADDMEERDLHYRAVLGMRKNALTGVEPGVIAASNSALDKKIADAVREVISAPTFVDDYVADLLDALGKGYAVVETLWDKSAKEWWPVAWKWRDQRFFQLDRRDGFHLRLKEEGSLYGSELPAYKFSIHRPKLKSGLPIRSGLARLAAWAFLFKSYTLKDWMAFLEVYGMPLRVGKYGASSSHEERRVLIQAVRDLSSDAAAIIPKEMEIEFIEAAGGSGNAVFAAKAEYLDRQISKGVLGQTMTTDDGSSFSQARIHENVRHDIARADARQLALTTNRDLIVPFVEINFGPQERTPLVYWPISENEDIKAISDALEKLVPLGLCVGAQEVRNKIGFSQPKKGEDVLKAPSLTADDAGQQKADVCADCGGVVDISVTRKQGEREQGVKHHDELDRLSEEALSDWEEDLEPLLEPFKKLVREAKSYEDILKGLDELLGEMDHHALAARLAKVQMIARGLGYHG
- a CDS encoding phage protein Gp27 family protein encodes the protein MRKVGRGRLTAIDLLPQACDQIIAEAAEALNGREKTQKAIYDEFKAALKALKKETGLNFSIPSFSSFNRYSLRLAVMSRRLEQTREIAASLSQRFDAKASDNITLLTAAAIKELIFSTLSSGKSLSPKAAQELANALKGVLAAEHLSTTRRQRLEKDFTQKASKAVDAAAAAAGLSEERARAIRAQVLGVKHG
- a CDS encoding DUF2730 family protein produces the protein MNLDISVANGWLSLLLSIVAICGVLKAYFSSGAREMLKDITVLKERVQKLETEMDFLPDRDALQRLEVNMEKLNGRLNTLSAQLQPVAAIGERLQEFLLENAKK
- a CDS encoding glycoside hydrolase family 19 protein: MISIDASFLHQLAPKLTHHARQDFIIVEMARVLPKALSYGELTTHLRIAHFLSQCAHESDGFFTLREYASGRAYEGRRDLGNVNPGDGVHFKGRGLIQLTGRNNYRRFTKFWRLIDEQAVDCEAFPEVLEKFPAALWSAVWFWQMKGLNKLADRDDVVGITKAINGGRNGLVHRLTYLNRAKKLLGIGGEVEA
- a CDS encoding helix-turn-helix domain-containing protein — its product is MQEEIYSDFPALLREIADVAGSEAAWNMMRAFGGREVYIPGRLENADWLIEIVGFEEAEQLINHFCFNGSGVRLLIPLGRDAERRQKMMQALQKGWSVDAAAAVSGMHVRTAYRLKKRISSKEPQGLLFPEFYEY
- a CDS encoding regulatory protein GemA, encoding MSLAVLHMGKRALGLDDETYRALLYRLTGKQSAKDLNFSEKHLVIAEMKAFGFKPNGKRLEGKYAKKLQALWIAGWNLGIIRDRSDKALLAFVKRQTGIDHIRFLRDSDDACRAIEALKGWLQREGGVDWRGKNREDSWRKKPSISILCAQWKCLNPDAMFELGAFHQSVMALSGKALGEMSGGDFREVMNVWGRKIRKGVKSEG